One Acidobacteriota bacterium DNA window includes the following coding sequences:
- a CDS encoding TonB-dependent receptor — translation MLRTSFRSLFALTLAVALLATMSAIGFGQSAVSGAISGTVTDPQNAVVPGATVTIRSLGTNKEETATTGSEGSFKFSNLQPGTYAVSVKATGFADFKVEQLIVEVGRASFVEATLKVAGAGETVQIVAEAGLVNTESKEFASNINQTAINELPINGRRWSNFAILTPGSVPDGSFGLISFRGISGLLNNNTIDGGDNNQAFFSEERGRTRISYSVSQSAIREFQVNTSNYSAEYGRSAGGVTNAVTKSGTNEFHGDGFYFQRNNEWGARNPLAFQSVLVNGAATSVGIKPEDVRHQFGATLGGPIKKDKAFFFFSYDQQRRNFPGLGIFSSPTYLNTVNRTALTAAPRNLTTQQIDDTLAFINSLTGTVPRRGDQILLLPKIDWNITSKNTLTVNYNRLRWDSPAGIQTQATNTRGRASFGDDFVDIDWATIRLVSTLSPRIVNEFRVQIARDLEYEFTQKPLPGEPTTGLNGSAPDVFLTNGLEFGKPTFLERPQYPDERRQQYTDNVTVSMGASTLKFGLDINHVKDTLANLRNESGAYSYNNINDFIIDYVNWKTPLAATVTCVNSTRTRGKCYTSNFAQGFGVQGAELTTTDYNFYGQYDWKFLQHVTFNLGLRYEYQKLQDAQIPNSATDVIPNTGRTIAEATSFIPSDKNNFGPRVGFAVDVFGDGKTSVRGGYGLYYGRIINSTLYNALINTGNPAGQNQVSLSPTLASAPIFPNVLTSAPAGTGAIQFFAKNFGNPMIHQFDVILERQLGRNTTVSASYLSSIGRQLPTFYDRNLTAPTATQTFAISGGPFNGQSLTIPVFATTRPLTTYAQLTEIASAVKSEYNAFVLQANRRFSKGVQFQASYTLSKAIDTLQQSITFSTNNAPYNVFDPEADRGRSNYDRRHKFVASVVMAPRVKTGSKALNLLADGWSIAPILQIYTGLPYDGGISGSNGGAGSLNRSGGQNRLIGLLERNAFTGPTVKNFDLRLSRRFYIKEKVNVEVLGEVFNLPNTTHITNVNSTMYNLSSGALVYNNAFGSITEAGGTLYRERQVQIGFRLQF, via the coding sequence ATGTTAAGAACCTCATTCCGTTCACTCTTTGCCTTAACGCTCGCGGTGGCTTTATTGGCCACGATGAGCGCCATAGGTTTTGGGCAGTCGGCGGTGTCAGGCGCAATCAGCGGCACTGTTACCGATCCGCAAAATGCCGTCGTTCCTGGAGCGACGGTCACCATCCGCAGTTTGGGAACCAATAAAGAAGAAACAGCGACCACCGGCAGCGAAGGTTCGTTCAAGTTCAGCAACCTTCAACCCGGAACGTATGCCGTGTCCGTCAAAGCGACGGGCTTTGCCGATTTCAAAGTAGAGCAATTGATCGTCGAAGTCGGTCGTGCGTCCTTCGTGGAGGCAACTCTGAAAGTTGCCGGAGCCGGAGAAACGGTGCAGATTGTTGCCGAAGCCGGTTTGGTTAACACCGAATCCAAGGAATTTGCTTCCAACATCAACCAGACGGCAATCAACGAATTGCCAATCAATGGCCGCCGCTGGTCGAATTTCGCCATTTTGACGCCGGGGTCAGTGCCGGATGGCAGCTTTGGTTTGATCAGTTTCCGCGGCATTTCAGGCCTGCTGAACAACAACACCATTGATGGCGGGGACAATAACCAGGCGTTCTTTTCTGAAGAACGTGGCCGCACGCGCATCAGCTATTCGGTCAGCCAATCCGCGATTCGCGAATTCCAGGTCAACACCTCGAACTATTCCGCCGAATACGGACGTTCGGCAGGCGGGGTGACCAACGCAGTAACAAAGAGCGGAACCAATGAGTTTCACGGCGATGGGTTTTACTTCCAGCGCAATAACGAATGGGGCGCGCGTAACCCTTTGGCGTTCCAATCCGTACTGGTCAATGGCGCGGCGACAAGCGTGGGCATCAAACCTGAAGATGTGCGTCACCAGTTCGGCGCTACGCTGGGCGGCCCCATTAAGAAAGACAAGGCGTTCTTCTTCTTCAGCTACGATCAACAACGTCGTAATTTCCCCGGTTTGGGCATTTTCTCCAGCCCGACCTATTTGAACACCGTTAACCGCACGGCTTTGACCGCTGCGCCGCGCAACCTGACCACACAGCAGATTGATGACACGCTGGCATTCATCAACTCCTTGACCGGAACGGTTCCGCGCCGCGGAGACCAGATTCTGTTGTTGCCGAAAATTGACTGGAATATCACCAGCAAAAACACCTTGACGGTCAATTACAATCGTCTGCGTTGGGATTCCCCGGCGGGCATTCAGACTCAGGCGACCAACACGCGTGGCCGCGCCAGCTTCGGCGATGATTTTGTGGACATTGATTGGGCGACCATTCGTCTGGTTTCGACCCTGTCGCCGAGGATCGTCAACGAGTTCCGCGTCCAGATCGCGCGCGATTTGGAATATGAATTCACCCAGAAACCGTTGCCGGGCGAACCGACAACCGGCCTCAACGGCAGCGCTCCGGACGTTTTCCTGACCAACGGACTGGAATTCGGCAAACCGACCTTCCTGGAACGTCCGCAATATCCGGATGAACGCCGTCAACAGTACACCGACAACGTAACGGTTTCGATGGGCGCCAGCACGTTGAAATTCGGTCTGGACATCAACCACGTCAAAGACACGCTGGCCAATCTGCGCAACGAAAGCGGCGCGTATTCCTACAACAACATCAATGATTTCATCATTGACTACGTCAACTGGAAAACGCCGCTGGCGGCGACCGTAACCTGTGTCAACAGCACACGCACGCGTGGCAAATGCTACACCAGCAACTTTGCGCAAGGGTTTGGTGTTCAGGGCGCTGAGTTGACAACGACGGATTACAACTTTTACGGTCAATATGACTGGAAGTTTTTGCAGCACGTGACCTTCAATCTGGGACTGCGCTACGAATATCAAAAATTGCAGGATGCGCAAATCCCGAATTCGGCAACGGATGTCATTCCGAACACGGGGCGCACGATTGCGGAAGCCACGTCCTTCATCCCTAGCGACAAAAACAACTTCGGCCCACGGGTCGGCTTTGCCGTTGACGTTTTCGGCGATGGCAAAACCTCGGTTCGTGGCGGATATGGTTTGTATTATGGCCGTATCATCAACTCGACGCTGTACAACGCGTTGATCAACACCGGCAACCCGGCGGGACAAAATCAGGTCAGTTTGTCGCCGACGCTGGCATCAGCACCGATTTTCCCGAACGTGCTGACTTCTGCGCCAGCCGGAACAGGCGCGATTCAGTTCTTCGCCAAAAATTTTGGCAACCCGATGATTCACCAGTTTGACGTGATTCTGGAGCGTCAGTTGGGAAGGAACACGACCGTGTCGGCTTCGTACCTGAGCAGCATCGGTCGCCAATTGCCGACCTTTTATGATCGCAACCTGACGGCTCCGACCGCGACGCAAACCTTTGCCATCAGCGGTGGGCCATTCAACGGCCAGTCCTTGACGATTCCGGTGTTTGCGACGACGCGTCCGCTGACGACGTATGCGCAATTGACCGAAATCGCCAGCGCGGTGAAATCCGAATACAACGCGTTCGTGTTGCAGGCCAATCGCCGCTTCTCCAAAGGAGTGCAATTCCAGGCCAGCTATACGTTGTCGAAGGCGATTGATACTTTGCAACAATCCATCACCTTTTCGACGAACAATGCGCCATACAATGTGTTCGATCCGGAAGCAGACCGCGGCAGATCGAATTACGACCGTCGTCACAAATTTGTGGCCAGCGTCGTGATGGCTCCTCGCGTCAAAACGGGCAGCAAAGCTTTGAATCTGCTGGCGGATGGTTGGTCAATCGCTCCCATTTTGCAGATTTACACCGGCCTTCCGTATGATGGCGGCATTTCTGGCAGCAACGGCGGCGCGGGCAGTTTGAACCGTTCCGGCGGACAAAACCGTTTGATCGGATTGCTGGAACGCAATGCGTTCACCGGCCCGACCGTGAAGAACTTCGACCTGCGCCTTTCGCGTCGCTTCTACATCAAAGAAAAAGTGAATGTGGAAGTGCTTGGTGAAGTCTTCAATCTGCCCAACACTACCCACATCACAAATGTTAACAGCACGATGTACAACTTGAGCAGCGGCGCATTGGTGTACAACAACGCTTTCGGATCAATCACCGAAGCGGGTGGTACGCTGTACCGTGAACGTCAGGTTCAAATTGGATTCCGGTTGCAGTTCTAA
- a CDS encoding family 20 glycosylhydrolase yields the protein MAIKNTLVAFVLFLSFNVSAQNVQLAETPQHNLMPVPASVRFNAGRLLVNDSFTVAVHGHNDVRLTAAIDRMARRLEARTGFTFARGLASDSTKAALVIECQSAGKPIPAVDENETYSLEVTNSQAAMKAPTVVGAIRGLETFLQLLSGDKDGFFIPAVSIDDKPRFPWRGLMIDIGRHWQPMEVIKRNLDGMAAVKLNVLHLHITEDQGFRIESKKYPELHLKGSDGNFYTQAEMREIIEYARMRGIRVVPEFDMPGHTTSWFVSHPELASKPGPYQIERKWGIFEPVFDPTNEKLYQLLDGFFGEMAALFPDAYMHIGGDEVEAHHWKENPKIQAFMKEKGLADNHALQAYFNKRVAAIVTKHGKKMIGWDEVVHPDIPKNIVVQSWRGQESLASAAKQGYTGILSNGYYIDLMYPTRDHYLNDPIPENTALTAEEQKLILGGEATMWSEWTSPETIDSRIWPRTAAIAERFWSPREVKDVDDMYRRLAVVSVQLEDVGLLHDRNQPAMIRRLLGGELAQRDDAVEAVKSLVDIVEPVKRYKRGAMQKATQFTPLTRLVDIARADSQVGRKFAASVEQFLYKDLPNSQDSARQGKFVVQPHAATLFYFVRWANAGQRLRVFAQESAGLSDSLLFANDLIALGQMGEESLQFLTKGETPPESWRMAKLKQLDEAVMPRAAVEFAILPTIKELVIAAAEQEKRKTMSSEDWKKMVKDLVAPKRK from the coding sequence ATGGCAATCAAGAACACTCTTGTCGCGTTTGTCCTGTTCCTGTCATTCAATGTGTCGGCTCAAAACGTACAACTCGCCGAAACACCGCAGCACAATTTGATGCCTGTGCCTGCTTCGGTGCGATTCAATGCCGGCAGGTTACTGGTCAACGATTCATTTACCGTGGCCGTCCACGGTCATAACGATGTGCGATTGACAGCGGCGATTGATCGTATGGCGCGGCGATTGGAGGCACGTACTGGGTTCACATTTGCTCGTGGGCTGGCAAGTGATTCAACAAAAGCTGCGCTGGTGATTGAATGCCAATCGGCGGGCAAACCGATTCCTGCAGTTGATGAAAACGAAACCTATTCGCTGGAAGTCACAAATTCGCAAGCAGCGATGAAAGCGCCAACGGTGGTCGGCGCGATTCGCGGTTTGGAAACATTTCTGCAATTACTCAGCGGCGACAAAGATGGCTTTTTTATTCCGGCAGTCAGCATTGATGACAAACCGCGGTTCCCGTGGCGAGGGTTGATGATTGACATTGGCCGCCACTGGCAACCGATGGAGGTCATCAAGCGCAATCTGGACGGCATGGCTGCGGTGAAATTGAATGTGCTGCATCTGCACATCACCGAAGATCAGGGCTTCCGCATCGAAAGCAAAAAATACCCGGAACTTCATCTGAAAGGTTCGGATGGGAACTTTTATACCCAAGCCGAGATGCGCGAAATCATCGAATACGCACGAATGCGCGGCATTCGCGTGGTGCCGGAATTCGATATGCCTGGACACACGACTTCGTGGTTTGTCAGCCATCCGGAACTGGCCAGCAAACCCGGCCCGTACCAGATCGAACGCAAGTGGGGAATTTTCGAGCCGGTTTTTGATCCGACGAATGAAAAGCTGTACCAATTACTGGACGGATTTTTTGGCGAGATGGCCGCGCTGTTTCCAGACGCATACATGCACATCGGCGGCGATGAAGTCGAAGCACATCACTGGAAAGAGAATCCGAAGATTCAGGCTTTTATGAAAGAAAAAGGCCTGGCCGACAATCACGCTTTGCAGGCCTATTTCAACAAACGCGTTGCGGCCATCGTCACCAAACACGGCAAGAAGATGATTGGCTGGGATGAAGTCGTGCATCCGGACATCCCCAAAAACATCGTCGTTCAATCGTGGCGCGGGCAGGAAAGTCTGGCTTCGGCGGCCAAACAAGGCTACACCGGAATTCTGTCGAACGGGTATTACATTGACCTGATGTATCCGACGCGTGACCACTATTTGAACGACCCGATTCCTGAAAACACCGCGCTGACCGCCGAAGAGCAAAAACTGATTCTAGGCGGCGAAGCGACAATGTGGTCGGAATGGACTTCGCCGGAAACGATAGATTCGCGCATCTGGCCTCGGACGGCGGCGATTGCGGAACGCTTCTGGTCTCCGCGCGAAGTCAAAGATGTTGACGATATGTATCGGCGGTTGGCTGTGGTCAGCGTCCAACTGGAAGATGTAGGCTTGCTGCACGACAGAAATCAGCCTGCGATGATTCGGCGATTGCTAGGCGGCGAACTGGCCCAACGTGATGATGCGGTCGAAGCGGTTAAATCTTTGGTAGACATTGTGGAACCGGTGAAACGCTATAAGCGCGGCGCCATGCAAAAGGCTACGCAATTCACGCCGCTGACACGGTTGGTGGATATTGCACGCGCCGACAGTCAAGTCGGGAGAAAATTTGCGGCTTCGGTTGAACAGTTCTTATACAAAGATTTGCCGAATAGCCAAGACTCTGCTCGGCAGGGCAAATTCGTGGTGCAGCCGCATGCGGCGACCTTGTTTTATTTTGTGAGGTGGGCCAACGCAGGCCAACGATTGCGTGTGTTTGCGCAGGAATCCGCTGGACTCTCTGACAGTTTGCTTTTTGCGAATGATCTGATCGCTTTGGGGCAAATGGGGGAAGAATCATTGCAATTTCTGACCAAAGGCGAAACTCCCCCTGAAAGTTGGCGAATGGCCAAACTGAAGCAACTCGACGAGGCTGTAATGCCAAGGGCTGCCGTTGAATTCGCGATACTGCCAACAATCAAAGAACTGGTCATTGCCGCCGCCGAGCAGGAAAAACGCAAGACCATGTCGTCTGAGGATTGGAAAAAGATGGTGAAAGATTTGGTTGCGCCGAAGAGAAAATGA
- a CDS encoding DUF2236 domain-containing protein, translating to MPKHKALQEILTLDPVGDHQRIMFLAAAHEFPFDMVRSLEFALFRTFAVPSIGSLLDRTGEFKQRAQKRYDDTDLIMSQIYEFGYDSEQGRRALDRMNSLHGRFKIANDDFRYVLSTFIFEPIRWIDRFGWRPMVEQERLGLFYFWREVGKRMGIQDIPESFAEYERFNIEYEQSRFRYSDASRRTAEATRNLFLSWLLPKPLWKLGSPFVYALMDDRLCAAFGFPQPSQFTRNLVEGALRLRARLVRQLPERSHPFFRSQMKHRSYPNGYRTEELGATLVENANIEN from the coding sequence ATGCCCAAACACAAAGCGTTGCAGGAAATTCTGACGCTTGATCCCGTAGGCGATCATCAACGGATAATGTTTCTGGCGGCGGCGCATGAATTTCCGTTCGATATGGTTCGCTCGTTGGAATTTGCATTGTTCCGCACCTTTGCTGTGCCGAGCATCGGTTCGCTGCTGGATCGAACCGGCGAATTCAAACAGCGCGCACAGAAACGCTACGACGATACCGATCTGATCATGAGTCAGATTTACGAATTCGGGTATGACAGCGAACAGGGTCGCCGGGCGCTTGATCGCATGAACAGCCTGCATGGCCGGTTCAAAATCGCGAACGACGATTTTCGATATGTGCTTTCGACCTTTATCTTCGAACCGATTCGCTGGATTGATCGTTTCGGCTGGCGGCCAATGGTCGAACAGGAACGGCTGGGGCTGTTTTATTTCTGGCGCGAAGTCGGCAAGCGAATGGGGATTCAAGACATTCCGGAAAGCTTTGCAGAATACGAGCGGTTCAACATTGAATACGAACAATCGCGCTTTCGGTATTCCGATGCCAGCCGTCGCACTGCCGAAGCGACGCGGAATCTATTTCTGTCCTGGCTGTTGCCAAAACCATTGTGGAAATTGGGATCGCCGTTTGTGTACGCCTTGATGGATGACCGGTTGTGCGCCGCGTTTGGATTTCCGCAACCATCGCAATTTACGCGCAACCTGGTCGAAGGTGCGTTGCGCTTGCGCGCTCGCCTTGTTCGCCAATTGCCGGAACGCAGCCATCCGTTTTTCCGCAGCCAGATGAAACACCGAAGTTACCCCAACGGATATCGTACGGAAGAGTTGGGGGCGACGCTTGTAGAAAATGCGAATATCGAAAACTGA
- a CDS encoding DUF1203 domain-containing protein, translating into MKTQFNFQIRPLSPEVAEAARQTRVDRFGNSLEVVRDGNPHQCRVCLTLSQPEEGVILLAHRPFESNQPYAETGPIFVHERTCQPYDDDSVYPADFPRSAVVLRGYSSDDRILDAQAVGQRIVEDVISEMFANPAIQYLHARNLGYGCFMFQIDRSGLAEL; encoded by the coding sequence ATGAAGACACAATTCAATTTTCAAATTCGTCCCTTGTCGCCGGAAGTGGCAGAAGCCGCCCGGCAAACTCGCGTGGATCGTTTCGGCAATTCGCTGGAAGTGGTTCGAGATGGCAATCCGCATCAATGCCGTGTTTGCCTGACACTATCGCAACCCGAAGAAGGCGTGATCCTGTTGGCGCATCGCCCGTTTGAATCCAATCAACCGTACGCCGAAACCGGCCCGATCTTTGTGCACGAGCGAACCTGCCAACCGTACGACGACGATTCGGTCTACCCAGCAGATTTTCCGCGCTCGGCGGTCGTGTTGCGCGGATATTCCAGCGATGATCGTATTCTGGATGCGCAAGCCGTCGGCCAGCGCATCGTGGAAGATGTCATCAGCGAGATGTTTGCGAATCCGGCGATTCAATACCTGCACGCACGGAATCTCGGTTATGGCTGTTTTATGTTTCAGATAGATCGAAGCGGCTTGGCTGAATTGTGA
- a CDS encoding CoA ester lyase produces the protein MRSLLFVPGVSEKMMLKARDTDADALILDLEDAVSPDRKAEARQTVMRMLGDVEFGGKPVFVRVNRFDTGFGEDDAKAISASKAYGAVLPKVEHPEEVAALVSLLTRQQRVIAMIESPRGILNCPAIADASKAMDGLIFGSADFTVLTRGRLTEGEPELLVARSRMLYSARAAGIDAYDAPYFSIPDLEGLRRDSERARNLGYDGRAIIHPSHIAITNEIFAPSEAEIAQARKIVVAMNDALARGLAAVQFEGQLIEPLHARAAQRILDVAKKYQIAETRTE, from the coding sequence ATGCGAAGTTTGTTGTTCGTTCCCGGCGTGTCGGAAAAGATGATGCTGAAAGCGCGCGATACGGATGCCGATGCCTTGATTCTCGACCTGGAAGACGCGGTTTCGCCTGATCGCAAAGCCGAAGCTCGGCAAACCGTGATGCGAATGCTCGGCGACGTTGAGTTTGGAGGAAAACCTGTTTTTGTACGAGTCAACCGATTCGATACTGGTTTTGGCGAAGACGACGCGAAAGCCATTTCGGCCAGCAAGGCTTATGGCGCAGTGTTGCCCAAAGTCGAGCACCCGGAGGAGGTCGCGGCGTTGGTTTCCTTGTTGACCCGCCAGCAGCGCGTGATTGCGATGATCGAATCTCCGCGCGGGATTTTGAATTGCCCGGCGATTGCTGACGCAAGTAAAGCGATGGATGGGCTGATATTTGGCTCGGCGGATTTCACCGTGCTGACACGCGGGCGGCTGACGGAAGGCGAGCCGGAGTTGCTGGTCGCTCGTTCGCGCATGCTGTATTCCGCGCGGGCTGCTGGCATTGATGCGTATGACGCGCCATATTTTTCGATTCCCGACTTGGAGGGGCTGCGCCGTGACAGTGAACGCGCGCGCAATCTTGGTTACGATGGCCGCGCGATTATTCACCCTTCGCACATTGCCATCACCAACGAAATCTTTGCGCCTTCGGAAGCAGAAATCGCGCAGGCTCGCAAAATCGTCGTGGCAATGAATGACGCGCTGGCTCGCGGATTGGCTGCCGTCCAGTTTGAAGGGCAGTTGATCGAGCCACTGCACGCCCGTGCTGCACAACGGATTCTGGATGTGGCGAAAAAATATCAAATTGCAGAAACACGCACGGAGTAA
- a CDS encoding MaoC family dehydratase, which yields MAGRYLEDFTVGDVYKHWPGRTVTEFDDTWFSLMTMNQNPLHIDEHYAQSTQHGRRLVNGTFIFSLVVGMSVNDVSLHAIANLEYESVKHVLPSFHGDTIYAETEVLDIRESQSKPDRGVVYVETRGRNQNGEVVLTLRRRVLIPKRSQA from the coding sequence ATGGCAGGAAGATATCTGGAAGATTTCACCGTTGGCGATGTGTACAAACATTGGCCGGGTCGCACGGTGACGGAGTTTGATGACACCTGGTTCAGCCTGATGACAATGAACCAAAACCCGCTGCACATTGACGAACATTATGCACAAAGCACGCAACACGGGCGGCGATTGGTCAACGGCACCTTCATTTTCAGTCTGGTCGTGGGAATGTCGGTCAACGATGTCAGTTTACACGCCATCGCCAATCTGGAGTACGAAAGCGTCAAACACGTCCTGCCGAGCTTTCACGGCGACACGATTTACGCCGAAACCGAGGTGTTGGACATTCGCGAATCGCAAAGCAAACCGGATCGCGGCGTGGTGTACGTCGAAACGCGCGGACGCAATCAAAACGGCGAAGTCGTGTTGACGTTGCGTCGCCGAGTGCTGATCCCGAAAAGGAGCCAAGCCTGA
- a CDS encoding acyl-CoA dehydrogenase family protein, producing MAMIELDETQQQIVRSLREFVEREVLPTASKLEHDNEYPHALVESMKKLGLFGANVPEEFGGLALSYTTYALMMEELARGWMSLVGPIGTHSVCCDIISRFGTEEQKQRFLPEMATGERRGGLALTESDAGTDVQNLRTTAVRKSAKGDGYVINGSKMWITNGRYGNTFVLAAKTDPTAQPAHKGISAFIVEKGGAGFTVQRDIDKLGYKGVETCELLFEDFYVPADNLIGGREGEGFKQIMTGLESERINVAARGVGLAQAAFEDAIHYAQQRRTFGKAIAEHQTIQIMLAEMGTKIEAARLLVRSAAEKKDRGERCDLEAGMAKLFATETAQEVALLAMRVHGGNGYAKDFRVERYYRDAPLLIIGGGTNELQRLIIAKGLIAKYKV from the coding sequence ATGGCAATGATCGAACTTGATGAAACGCAGCAACAAATCGTTCGCAGCCTGCGCGAATTTGTCGAACGCGAAGTGCTGCCGACGGCCAGCAAGCTGGAACACGATAACGAATACCCGCACGCGCTGGTCGAAAGCATGAAAAAGTTGGGACTGTTTGGCGCGAATGTGCCGGAAGAGTTTGGCGGTTTGGCGCTCAGCTACACGACCTACGCGCTGATGATGGAGGAACTGGCGCGCGGCTGGATGAGTCTGGTTGGTCCCATCGGCACGCATTCAGTATGTTGTGACATCATCAGTCGCTTCGGCACAGAAGAACAGAAGCAACGGTTTTTGCCCGAAATGGCAACCGGCGAACGGCGGGGCGGGTTGGCGTTGACAGAATCCGATGCCGGAACCGACGTGCAGAATTTGCGAACGACTGCGGTGCGCAAAAGCGCCAAAGGAGATGGATACGTCATCAACGGTTCCAAGATGTGGATCACCAACGGGCGTTACGGCAACACCTTCGTGCTGGCGGCGAAAACCGACCCGACAGCGCAGCCCGCGCACAAGGGCATTTCTGCCTTCATTGTTGAAAAAGGCGGCGCGGGTTTCACCGTCCAGCGCGACATTGACAAACTCGGTTACAAAGGCGTCGAAACCTGCGAACTGTTGTTTGAAGATTTCTATGTTCCGGCGGATAACCTGATCGGCGGGCGCGAAGGCGAAGGATTCAAACAAATTATGACGGGCCTGGAAAGCGAGCGCATCAACGTCGCCGCGCGCGGCGTCGGGTTGGCGCAGGCGGCGTTTGAAGACGCAATTCATTACGCACAACAGCGCCGCACTTTCGGCAAAGCCATCGCCGAACATCAGACGATCCAGATTATGCTGGCCGAAATGGGCACGAAGATCGAAGCCGCACGCTTGTTGGTTCGTTCCGCAGCGGAAAAGAAGGATCGAGGCGAACGCTGCGACCTGGAAGCGGGAATGGCAAAGCTGTTCGCCACAGAAACCGCGCAAGAAGTCGCGCTGCTGGCGATGCGCGTGCACGGCGGGAACGGGTACGCGAAAGATTTCCGCGTTGAACGCTATTACCGCGACGCGCCGCTGCTGATCATCGGCGGCGGAACAAACGAACTTCAACGGTTGATCATCGCCAAAGGCCTGATCGCAAAGTACAAAGTGTAA
- a CDS encoding phytanoyl-CoA dioxygenase family protein: MQTESSTQTINQHQNPEFQKLFPEEDRLAAMTRDLRFHPAQISNPQVLTPAQIEAFNRNGFISGISIFSEAEIAEHRRYFDDLLAKVLASGQDNYSIKTAHLLYGKVYDLLTEPRIVAYVKDLLGENVVGWGSHYFCKLPGDGRTVGWHQDAGYWPLTPSNAVTVWLAIDDADIENACMKFIPGSHHFGHLTYQLTEDSDPSILNQIVPEAETFGAPVYNVLKAGQISVHSDLLLHGSEANNSTRRRNGLAIRYTTADVRAGMDWNQKGVLVSGSDASGHWSNPPRPDND; this comes from the coding sequence ATGCAGACAGAATCTTCCACGCAAACCATCAATCAACATCAAAACCCGGAGTTCCAGAAACTCTTTCCAGAAGAAGATCGTTTGGCCGCAATGACGCGCGATCTGCGATTTCATCCTGCGCAAATTTCAAATCCGCAGGTGCTGACGCCTGCTCAAATCGAAGCTTTCAACCGCAACGGTTTCATCTCCGGCATCAGCATTTTCAGCGAAGCGGAAATTGCCGAACATCGCCGATATTTTGACGATCTGCTGGCAAAAGTGCTGGCTTCGGGACAGGACAATTATTCGATCAAAACGGCGCATTTGCTGTACGGCAAAGTCTACGATCTGCTAACCGAGCCGCGCATCGTCGCTTATGTCAAAGACCTGCTGGGCGAAAATGTCGTCGGTTGGGGATCGCATTATTTCTGCAAACTGCCGGGCGACGGACGCACCGTAGGCTGGCATCAGGACGCTGGCTATTGGCCATTGACGCCTTCAAACGCTGTCACCGTCTGGCTGGCGATTGACGATGCCGACATCGAAAACGCCTGCATGAAATTCATTCCCGGTTCGCATCACTTCGGCCACCTGACGTATCAACTGACCGAAGACAGCGATCCCAGCATTTTGAATCAAATCGTCCCTGAAGCCGAAACCTTTGGCGCGCCGGTTTACAACGTGCTCAAAGCCGGTCAGATTTCTGTGCATTCCGATTTGCTGCTGCATGGTTCCGAAGCGAATAATTCAACGCGTCGGCGAAACGGTCTGGCGATTCGATACACCACCGCCGATGTTCGCGCCGGAATGGATTGGAACCAAAAAGGCGTGCTGGTTAGCGGCTCTGACGCTTCAGGTCATTGGAGCAATCCCCCTCGCCCGGACAATGATTAA